The following are from one region of the Arachis duranensis cultivar V14167 chromosome 10, aradu.V14167.gnm2.J7QH, whole genome shotgun sequence genome:
- the LOC107469249 gene encoding RING-H2 finger protein ATL7, which translates to MAIFSKLFHKLCYKIIILLAFLLTEIIILIRKLKSSSYTGPITTKKYLRFIEEKNPTICYSKKSSKLLKLKPPRHVECTLCLSEFMEGEKLRSLKCQHTFHRDCLDTWLKDYCATCPLCRLKVVSDDVVSQHRELRKQADSNGNGEQLTYFLAVLRGGNTLQS; encoded by the coding sequence ATGGCAATTTTTTCTAAGCTCTTCCACAAGCTTTGTTACAAAATCATAATCCTATTGGCATTCCTTCTGACTGAAATAATCATCCTCATCAGGAAGCtaaaatcatcatcatataCAGGTCCAATCACAACAAAGAAGTACCTCAGATTCATCGAAGAGAAGAACCCAACAATTTGCTACAGCAAGAAGAGTAGTAAGTTATTGAAGCTGAAACCGCCACGGCACGTGGAGTGCACGCTATGCTTGTCGGAGTTCATGGAAGGGGAGAAGCTGAGGAGTCTGAAATGCCAACACACGTTTCACAGGGATTGCTTAGACACATGGCTCAAAGACTACTGCGCCACGTGTCCTTTGTGTAGGTTAAAAGTGGTGTCCGATGATGTTGTTTCCCAGCACCGTGAGCTTAGAAAGCAAGCTGATTCTAACGGTAACGGTGAACAGCTAACGTATTTTTTAGCCGTGTTACGTGGCGGTAACACTTTGCAAAGTTAG